The Fodinibius saliphilus genomic interval CTGTTGAAGCCGTAAAAACGGTATCTGAGCTATATGCTCCCGTTTCAGGCGAAGTAGCGGAAGTCAACGAAGAACTTGAAATGGAACCTGAACTCGTTAATGACGATCCCTACGGCGACGGCTGGATGGCTAAAATAAAGGTCGAGGATGCTTCACAGCTTGATGAGTTAATGTCCGCGGATGAATACAAAGAAATCGTAGCTTAAATTCACACATGGCATCCGTTAGATCGGATGCCTTTTTCTTTTATACCTCTCTATTTTTTATGCAACATCGACCAGAAGATTGGATCCTTATTTTAGACTTTGGCTCTCAATATACCCAACTTATTGCACGCAGAGTCAGAGAGTTTAATGTTTACTGCGAAATCCATCCTTTCAATAAAGATCTGGATACTTTTTCAGACAATCCCCCAAA includes:
- the gcvH gene encoding glycine cleavage system protein GcvH, which translates into the protein MSYPSDLKYTKEHEWIRDNGDGTATIGVTDFAQSELGDIVFVEIEPEGFEFDKDEVFGTVEAVKTVSELYAPVSGEVAEVNEELEMEPELVNDDPYGDGWMAKIKVEDASQLDELMSADEYKEIVA